The proteins below come from a single Tachysurus fulvidraco isolate hzauxx_2018 chromosome 13, HZAU_PFXX_2.0, whole genome shotgun sequence genomic window:
- the pnp6 gene encoding purine nucleoside phosphorylase 6 encodes MDMSASSQCRYKYEECQKTVDWLLGHTNIRPKIAIICGSGLGGLSDLLNNSIAFPYKDIPHFPHSTVAGHAGQLVFGELKGKQCVCMKGRFHFYEGYDIAMVTYPVRVFFLLGIKTLIVTNAAGGINSHFKVGDIMMITDHINIPGFAGQNPLCGPNEERFGVRFPCMSDAYDKDLVKLAEQTAEEQGCANFLQQGVYCMVAGPNYETVAECKILQLLGADAVGMSTVPEVVVARHCGLRVFGLSLITNMVVSDYNSRELINHEEVLQTTHMRSQDVQRLISHLVEKI; translated from the exons ATGGACATGTCCGCGTCCAGCCAGTGCAG GTACAAATATGAAGAATGCCAAAAGACAGTAGATTGGCTACTGGGTCACACAAACATCCGGCCAAAAATTGCCATTATCTGTGGATCAGGTCTTGGAGGCCTGTCTGACCTGCTGAACAACAGCATTGCGTTTCCTTATAAGGACATCCCACATTTCCCCCACAGTACAG TTGCAGGACATGCAGGACAGCTTGTGTTCGGCGAGCTGAAAGGAAAGCAGTGTGTTTGCATGAAAGGTCGCTTTCACTTCTATGAGGGCTATGACATTGCCATG GTCACATATCCAGTCCGTGTCTTTTTCCTTCTTGGAATCAAGACTTTGATTGTTACAAATGCTGCAGGAGGAATAAACTCTCATTTTAAGGTGGGAGATATTATGATGATCACGGACCACATCAATATTCCTGGCTTTGCAGGCCAGAATCCTTTGTGTGGCCCAAATGAAGAGAG GTTTGGTGTACGCTTTCCCTGCATGTCTGATGCATATGATAAAGACCTGGTCAAGCTAGCCGAGCAGACAGCTGAGGAGCAGGGCTGTGCTAACTTTCTTCAACAGGGAGTCTACTGTATGGTGGCTGGACCTAACTATGAAACTGTGGCTGAATGTAAAATTCTTCAGTTGCTGGGGGCAGATGCTGTAG gTATGAGCACAGTGCCTGAGGTGGTGGTGGCACGTCACTGTGGCCTGCGTGTCTTTGGCCTCTCCCTCATCACCAACATGGTAGTGTCTGACTACAACAGTAGGGAACTCATCAACCATGAAGAGGTTCTTCAGACCACACACATGCGTTCACAAGATGTTCAACGCTTGATCAGTCATCTCGTGGAAAAGATTTAA